Part of the Bacteroidota bacterium genome is shown below.
GCGTTTTCGTATTACTGGGTTCATATTTGGTTTTTGGATCACTTCCGGATACTTATCAGATCATCGGTGGATTAATTACTATTGCAGGAGTTATAACTATTACTTTAGGAAAGAAACTAAAAAGGAAAGCGGTCAAAATCGATTAAATAAAATACAGGAATGCAAAACCTAATTGAAAAACGGATTGGAAAACTAAATTTTCTTCTGATTGTATTTATGCTTGTAAACCTGTTACAGGCAATATATACTCCAATACATGAAGATGAAGCTTATTATTGGGTTTATAGCCAGGATTTGGATTGGGGTTATTTTGATCATCCTCCGGCAGTAGCTCTAATTGTTAAGATAAGCGGGTTACTGTTTAACTCAATTCTGGGGATAAGGTTTATCACCGTTTTGTTGAGTTTTTTTGTAGCCAAATTAGTTTGGAACCTGATACCCGAAAGTGACAGAAATCTTAAAAATTCTGCTTTAATCTACTTTGCAATTCTTATTTCTGTTCCGGGGTATAATATGTACAGTTTTATTACAACCCCCGATGTTCCGTTAATATTTTCTTTCGTGCTCTATCTGTTTGCTTTAAAAAGAGTAATAGCAAAGGAATCAATTATTAATGCTGTATTTTTAGGTCTTACAGCAGCAATGCTGATATATTCGAAGTATCATGGAGGAATATTAATAATACTCAGTGTTATAGTTCAGCCAAAGTTGTTAAAAAGCCGGACTCTCTACCTGGGAGGATTATTGGCACTGATATTTATTACTCCCCATCTGTACTGGCAATATAAGCACGATTTTATTTCGTTCGATTATCATCTTTTTCAAAGAACAAGCGGAGCATTTAATATAGAAAATCCTCTGGGATACCTAGGAAGTACTTTTGGGATCTTAAATCCTGCATTAATGGTCTTAATGCTATTACTTAGCTTTAAATACAGGAGGTTCATATCAAAAGATGATAATTTGTATTTCAGATTGTTTTGGGGATTATTAATATTTTTCTTTTTCTATTCTTTCAGGGGAAGAATTGAGGCTCATTGGGTTGTAGCGGCCTTTGTTCCTATGGTTGTATTGTTGCACGGTTTATTGGTAAAGTATAATAAGTATACAAAAGGCAGTAAGTATATATTTATAATAAGTATTTCACTGTTACTAATAGTGAGAGTCGCATTAATATTGTCGCCCGAAATACAGAAAGCTACTTTGGGAAAAGGTAAAGACTATTACAGTGAGATTGAAAAAGTAGTACCTGCCGATGCTAAAGTTGTATTTTTTAATTCTTTTCAGAATGCCTCGAAATATCAATATTTTTTCAATAAGGAAGCATTCTCATATAATACGGTTTACTACAGAAAGAATCAGTATGATGTAGAAAATTACGAAGAATCATTTAATAATTCCAAGGTGCTTTTTAAGGGTTGGTGGAACGACGGTAAGCTTGACACAATGAGACTAGGAAATGGAAAATTATTCAGATATGTTATTATTGACAACTACACCATATTCACTAAAGTGAAAGGTAATTTTGAGGCTTTTCCGAAAAAATTACAGAAAGGGGAGCACAGTTTAAGTGTTACTTTGCATAACCCTTATGATTATGATATTGATTTAGAGAATAATGATAGGTTCCCTCTAAAGCTAAAACTTATGTTGGTTAATAAAGAAGAGAAGCGGTATTTTGTTGATTTGAAATACAAACTGGATAAGTTGAGTGCAAAATCTGATTATGAAGAGATAATGAGTTTCACCCTTGGAGATAATATACCCGAAGGTAATTATGACTGCCAGATAGTAATTGATTATATTTATCCTCAATATATTAGCAGGAAGTATAATGTTGAAGTAAAATAGAAGGCTTATTATGGATAAAAAACAA
Proteins encoded:
- a CDS encoding glycosyltransferase family 39 protein, which codes for MQNLIEKRIGKLNFLLIVFMLVNLLQAIYTPIHEDEAYYWVYSQDLDWGYFDHPPAVALIVKISGLLFNSILGIRFITVLLSFFVAKLVWNLIPESDRNLKNSALIYFAILISVPGYNMYSFITTPDVPLIFSFVLYLFALKRVIAKESIINAVFLGLTAAMLIYSKYHGGILIILSVIVQPKLLKSRTLYLGGLLALIFITPHLYWQYKHDFISFDYHLFQRTSGAFNIENPLGYLGSTFGILNPALMVLMLLLSFKYRRFISKDDNLYFRLFWGLLIFFFFYSFRGRIEAHWVVAAFVPMVVLLHGLLVKYNKYTKGSKYIFIISISLLLIVRVALILSPEIQKATLGKGKDYYSEIEKVVPADAKVVFFNSFQNASKYQYFFNKEAFSYNTVYYRKNQYDVENYEESFNNSKVLFKGWWNDGKLDTMRLGNGKLFRYVIIDNYTIFTKVKGNFEAFPKKLQKGEHSLSVTLHNPYDYDIDLENNDRFPLKLKLMLVNKEEKRYFVDLKYKLDKLSAKSDYEEIMSFTLGDNIPEGNYDCQIVIDYIYPQYISRKYNVEVK